A window from Capricornis sumatraensis isolate serow.1 chromosome 5, serow.2, whole genome shotgun sequence encodes these proteins:
- the LOC138080361 gene encoding LOW QUALITY PROTEIN: indolethylamine N-methyltransferase-like (The sequence of the model RefSeq protein was modified relative to this genomic sequence to represent the inferred CDS: substituted 1 base at 1 genomic stop codon) — MEGKLYKGQDYKTEFQPRDYLKTYYAFDSGTVAENEILKFNLNNLFETFSPGGIGGDILIDVGRGPTIYQLLSACEAFREIIVSDYSELSLREVDKWLKKEPGAYDWSPAMQYVCGLEGDRSKWQEKEARLXRTVTRLLTCDVNQPRPLGSAQVPAADCVLSLLALECACHDVDAYRAAIHNLVGLLKPGGHLVTSVALGCREYMVGSRKFFGLWLEKETVEKAVQEAGCQVLKCQYSPINYSEAYCVNEGHCFVVARKGPRA; from the exons ATGGAGGGCAAGCTGTACAAAGGACAGGACTACAAGACAGAGTTCCAACCCCGGGACTACTTAAAGACTTACTATGCCTTCGATTCAGGCACTGTAGCTGAAAATGAAATCTTGAAATTCAACCTGAATAATCTCTTTGAAACTTTCTCTCCAG GAGGCATCGGAGGCGACATCCTGATCGATGTCGGCAGAGGCCCCACCATCTACCAGCTGCTCTCGGCCTGTGAGGCCTTCCGGGAGATCATCGTGTCAGACTACTCGGAGCTCAGCCTCCGGGAGGTGGACAAGTGGCTGAAGAAGGAGCCAGGGGCCTATGACTGGTCCCCAGCCATGCAATACGTGTGTGGGCTCGAGGGAGACAG GAGCAAgtggcaggagaaggaggcccGGCTCTGAAGGACCGTCACGCGGCTACTGACATGTGATGTGAACCAGCCCCGTCCTCTGGGGTCTGCCCAGGTGCCCGCAGCAGACTGCGTGCTGAGCCTGCTGGCCCTGGAGTGCGCCTGCCATGACGTGGACGCCTACCGGGCAGCCATCCACAACCTGGTGGGCCTCCTGAAGCCAGGCGGGCACCTGGTCACCTCGGTGGCCCTGGGCTGCCGTGAATACATGGTAGGCTCCAGGAAGTTCTTTGGCCTCTGGCTGGAGAAGGAGACAGTGGAGAAGGCCGTGCAGGAAGCCGGCTGCCAGGTGCTAAAGTGCCAGTACAGCCCCATCAACTACTCAGAGGCCTACTGCGTCAACGAGGGCCACTGTTTTGTGGTGGCCCGCAAGGGCCCCAGGGCCTGA